A stretch of Desulfobacter hydrogenophilus DNA encodes these proteins:
- a CDS encoding DNA internalization-related competence protein ComEC/Rec2, whose amino-acid sequence MRQKLTLAPMFFVLLACVTGAIAGSWTPVSLWIFFIAACLPAAIVFILYKPDKFIFIACLAAFGLIMFRMAGICAPDYSDHHVVRFCNGKPHRISGIINSFPKKYQNKTRYTVNCTRINADTGVGELILTVYHDFSKQAVHPLLFGEHIIVTSKIRAIRNFSNPGGYDYKFRMRLKGITGSVYANSRTIVQTGRVDTSSFACVMRFLQRIRDRFSNNVANAAKSKDERQPDFFLNQARAVLTALVTGQKEMIHEKTRDNFSKAGLSHILAVSGLHMSLVGFGFFSIFICILNRQPSYVITGRAKKTAGLLTLLPLTAYAFFVGFSPSTQRALIMAAVFLTSFLMEKEKDPLNTLYFAASLILLIDPGALFSISFQLSFACVFFIITGFIFLGRTLSLPENKWIKRIGLTILTTVFAGIGAAPVTAFYFNMFPMAQVGTNFVMIPIIGFLCLPLGLAGLVSMDFWPGLAHLLLTLDIHILSYCLQVIHWIAGFDWTWARVVTPRPIEIVIYYALILCFGFAIMEKNKRAIYLTFLLIVAGIISTGQGMLKRFYPGKLVVHTLDVGQGNAAVIIAPDGKTLLIDAGGFGGRSSFDTGRYIVGPFLWKNWILELDAVILTHPDSDHMNGLCFIFENFRVRQWIKNHDISSSVVFKNLMYTAEKKGIKSNIIGSAPCRFSWDQVNISILGGKPQHLADNRNNNSLVTRLDFLSFSILFPGDIEEKRERELVHTNNFSLKSNILMAPHHGSCSSSSELFLDKVSPSGVIISCGYMNRHNFPCRTVLQRYRRNRMSVFRTDLMGAVTLQSDGVGYSVEAHRKN is encoded by the coding sequence ATGAGGCAGAAGCTAACACTTGCGCCAATGTTCTTTGTCCTCCTGGCCTGTGTAACCGGTGCCATTGCAGGTAGCTGGACACCGGTTTCGCTCTGGATCTTTTTTATTGCGGCGTGTCTACCTGCCGCAATTGTTTTTATTTTATACAAACCGGATAAATTTATTTTCATAGCATGCCTAGCTGCCTTTGGTTTGATAATGTTTCGCATGGCAGGCATCTGCGCGCCCGATTATTCTGATCATCATGTCGTCAGGTTTTGCAATGGTAAACCCCACCGGATTTCAGGTATAATTAATTCTTTTCCTAAAAAATATCAAAATAAAACAAGATACACTGTAAATTGTACTCGTATCAACGCCGACACAGGTGTTGGGGAATTAATTTTAACCGTGTATCATGATTTTTCAAAACAAGCTGTACATCCTTTGCTTTTTGGCGAACACATTATTGTTACATCAAAAATTAGAGCCATACGAAATTTTTCCAACCCCGGGGGATATGATTATAAATTCAGGATGCGTCTTAAAGGCATAACCGGCAGCGTTTACGCAAATTCTCGCACCATTGTGCAAACAGGCCGGGTTGACACCAGCTCTTTTGCCTGTGTTATGCGATTTTTGCAAAGGATCCGAGATCGTTTTTCAAACAATGTTGCCAACGCCGCCAAAAGTAAAGATGAACGTCAGCCTGATTTTTTTCTCAACCAGGCCAGAGCTGTGCTCACCGCTCTGGTTACCGGACAAAAAGAGATGATTCATGAAAAGACCCGTGATAATTTTTCCAAAGCAGGTCTTTCACACATTTTAGCTGTTTCAGGGTTGCATATGTCCCTTGTGGGATTCGGTTTTTTTTCTATTTTTATCTGCATATTAAACCGGCAACCGTCTTATGTCATAACAGGCCGTGCAAAAAAAACAGCAGGTTTGCTCACGCTTTTACCTTTGACTGCCTATGCCTTTTTTGTCGGGTTCTCACCATCCACCCAAAGGGCGTTGATCATGGCAGCAGTCTTTTTAACGTCTTTTCTCATGGAAAAGGAGAAAGATCCTTTAAATACCCTTTACTTTGCGGCAAGTCTAATTCTTCTTATTGATCCCGGTGCCTTGTTTTCCATCTCTTTTCAACTCTCGTTTGCCTGTGTCTTTTTTATTATCACAGGCTTTATTTTTTTGGGACGAACCTTGAGCTTGCCTGAAAATAAATGGATCAAAAGAATCGGTTTAACGATTTTGACAACAGTCTTTGCAGGGATTGGCGCAGCCCCTGTAACAGCATTTTATTTTAATATGTTTCCCATGGCCCAGGTAGGGACCAATTTTGTCATGATTCCTATCATTGGATTTTTGTGTCTTCCTTTGGGCTTGGCAGGACTTGTGTCTATGGATTTTTGGCCTGGCCTTGCCCACCTTCTTTTAACGTTAGATATCCACATTCTTTCATATTGCCTTCAGGTCATTCATTGGATTGCAGGGTTTGACTGGACCTGGGCCAGGGTCGTCACGCCCCGGCCAATTGAAATTGTCATCTATTACGCATTGATACTTTGTTTTGGATTTGCAATTATGGAAAAGAACAAGAGGGCAATATACCTGACTTTTCTTCTGATTGTGGCCGGTATCATATCCACAGGCCAGGGGATGTTAAAAAGATTTTATCCGGGGAAACTTGTGGTGCACACCCTGGATGTAGGGCAGGGCAATGCAGCCGTTATCATTGCACCTGACGGAAAAACCCTGCTTATTGATGCGGGCGGATTTGGCGGTCGTTCCAGTTTTGACACCGGCCGGTATATTGTGGGGCCCTTTTTGTGGAAAAATTGGATTCTGGAACTTGATGCTGTAATTCTGACACATCCGGACAGTGATCACATGAATGGCCTGTGTTTTATTTTTGAAAATTTCAGAGTCAGACAATGGATAAAAAATCATGATATTTCCTCATCTGTTGTTTTTAAAAATTTGATGTATACCGCTGAAAAAAAAGGTATTAAAAGCAATATTATAGGCTCTGCTCCCTGCCGGTTTTCATGGGATCAGGTCAATATAAGTATTCTTGGTGGGAAACCTCAACATTTAGCTGATAACCGTAATAACAACAGTCTTGTCACTCGGCTCGATTTTTTATCCTTTTCCATCCTCTTTCCTGGCGATATCGAAGAAAAAAGGGAGAGAGAGCTTGTGCATACAAATAATTTTAGCCTTAAATCAAATATCCTGATGGCACCTCACCATGGCAGCTGTTCCAGTTCAAGTGAACTTTTCCTTGATAAAGTAAGCCCGTCAGGCGTAATAATATCATGCGGTTATATGAACAGACATAATTTCCCCTGCCGGACGGTTTTACAGCGGTATCGGCGAAACAGGATGTCTGTTTTTCGAACGGATTTGATGGGTGCTGTTACATTGCAGTCTGACGGTGTTGGTTATTCCGTTGAGGCCCATAGGAAAAATTAA
- the murA gene encoding UDP-N-acetylglucosamine 1-carboxyvinyltransferase, with amino-acid sequence MDKIQINGGRQLKGEVFISGAKNAALPLIASSILVDGVSTFENVPRLMDISSIFMLLEDLGASCDFEGHTFIVDGSGINKIEAEYELVRKMRASILVLGPLVARFGRAKVSMPGGCAIGARPVNMHLSGLEALGATISIAGGYIEATAEGGLTGNEVYFDIPTVTGTENLMMAAVLAKGQTKLRNAAREPEIICLADALNKMGANIRGAGTTIITIDGVSRLHGATCRVIPDRIETGTFLAAAAATMGDVVIRDCVPDHLGGVISKLKATGAIVDTFEDRIHIKGSKVIKNIDLKTLPYPGFPTDMQAQFMALMTIAQGNSMIHESIFENRFIHANELLRMGADIKISGGNIANVRGVSHLQGAPVMASDLRASASLVIAGLIAKGTTVISRVYHMDRGYETIEKKFEGLGADIKRLSS; translated from the coding sequence ATGGATAAAATACAAATTAACGGGGGCCGACAGTTAAAAGGGGAGGTTTTTATCAGCGGAGCCAAAAATGCTGCGCTGCCATTAATTGCATCAAGTATCCTTGTGGATGGGGTCTCCACCTTTGAAAATGTACCCCGCCTAATGGACATTTCTTCAATATTTATGCTTCTTGAAGATCTTGGGGCATCCTGTGACTTTGAAGGTCACACATTTATTGTTGATGGATCCGGGATCAATAAGATAGAAGCCGAGTATGAATTGGTTCGAAAGATGCGGGCTTCTATTCTAGTATTAGGTCCACTTGTGGCAAGGTTTGGTCGGGCCAAGGTTTCCATGCCAGGAGGGTGCGCCATTGGTGCTCGTCCTGTTAATATGCATCTTTCAGGTCTTGAAGCGCTGGGTGCTACCATTTCAATTGCCGGCGGATACATTGAAGCAACGGCTGAAGGTGGGTTGACCGGAAATGAGGTCTATTTTGACATCCCCACGGTGACCGGTACGGAAAACCTTATGATGGCAGCCGTTTTAGCCAAGGGTCAAACCAAGCTGAGGAATGCAGCAAGGGAGCCTGAAATTATATGTCTGGCTGACGCATTAAATAAGATGGGGGCAAACATCCGTGGTGCCGGTACAACCATTATCACCATTGACGGGGTGAGTCGCCTTCATGGTGCAACTTGCCGTGTGATACCGGACCGGATTGAAACCGGAACTTTTCTGGCGGCTGCCGCAGCGACCATGGGAGATGTGGTGATTCGAGACTGCGTGCCGGATCATTTAGGCGGTGTTATCAGTAAACTTAAGGCCACAGGGGCGATCGTTGATACCTTTGAGGACAGGATACATATCAAAGGCAGCAAAGTTATCAAAAATATTGACTTAAAAACCCTGCCGTACCCTGGGTTCCCCACTGATATGCAGGCCCAGTTTATGGCATTGATGACTATTGCCCAGGGCAACAGCATGATTCATGAATCCATCTTTGAGAATCGGTTTATCCACGCCAATGAATTGCTGCGCATGGGTGCTGATATCAAAATTTCCGGCGGGAATATCGCCAACGTCCGGGGGGTGTCTCATCTTCAGGGCGCACCTGTTATGGCATCGGACCTTCGTGCCAGTGCTTCCCTTGTGATTGCAGGCTTAATTGCAAAAGGAACCACTGTTATCAGCCGTGTTTATCATATGGACCGGGGTTATGAAACCATTGAAAAGAAATTTGAAGGTCTGGGAGCGGATATAAAAAGACTCTCATCCTGA